The Phyllopteryx taeniolatus isolate TA_2022b chromosome 14, UOR_Ptae_1.2, whole genome shotgun sequence genome has a window encoding:
- the fitm1l gene encoding fat storage-inducing transmembrane protein 1, with protein sequence MILNAVLVVLTDLAAHLLGNPLFRRHFHLALSATVVFGPALSLWVSQHSIFAKRSHFLYRMFLRSGWGWTCIFVGSFVFLLSFSTRRSLSLSFRHLSRLGVAGGLWFVFCKLLDVLENATGSCYEPLPGNPEIDDSQPLLVLREGESKAECLKAGMLWRGYEVSEDVFLLCLCCLLLAEETAVFGPYLSLGGCSDAPLRILFLFCVLLLSLWLFLLLCLLAYFPQFPTQLIGGALGCLSWRGLYQGWYCQGPCWYCPGRPGFGLLKNQD encoded by the exons ATGATCCTCAACGCAGTGCTGGTGGTCTTGACGGACCTGGCCGCCCACCTGTTGGGAAACCCTTTGTTCCGTCGGCACTTCCACCTCGCGTTGTCTGCCACAGTGGTGTTCGGCCCGGCGCTCAGTCTCTGGGTGTCCCAGCACAGCATATTTGCCAAGAGAAGCCACTTCCTGTACAG GATGTTTTTGCGATCTGGTTGGGGATGGACGTGCATTTTCGTTGGATCCTTTGTCTTCCTCCTGTCATTCTCCACCCGTCGTTCCCTCTCACTGTCCTTCCGTCATCTCTCCCGGCTCGGAGTCGCTGGTGGACTGTGGTTCGTCTTCTGCAAACTTCTCGACGTTCTCGAAAACGCAACAGGAAGCTGCTACGAGCCCCTACCGGGCAACCCGGAGATCGACGACAGTCAGCCTCTGTTAGTGTTGCGAGAAGGCGAGAGCAAGGCGGAATGCCTCAAAGCTGGGATGCTGTGGAGAGGATATGAGGTTTCAGAGGATGTCTTCCTCCTGTGTCTCTGCTGCCTGCTGCTCGCCGAGGAAACAGCGGTGTTCGGCCCTTATCTGAGCCTCGGTGGATGTTCTGACGCCCCGCTTAGGATCCTCTTCCTGTTCTGTGTTCTCCTGCTCAGCCTCTGGCTCTTCCTGCTCCTCTGTCTCCTCGCCTACTTCCCTCAATTCCCCACCCAGCTGATAGGAGGGGCTCTTGGTTGTTTGAGTTGGAGGGGATTGTATCAAGGGTGGTACTGTCAGGGTCCCTGCTGGTACTGTCCCGGGAGACCTGGATTTGGACTCCTCAAAAACCAAGACTGA